A segment of the Verrucomicrobiia bacterium genome:
GTGCATCGCCGGCACCGCGCCGCGTCCGTGCATGCTCATCCCATTCCGAAAGCCGCTTGAAAGGAGAACGACCATGTCTCTCAACGTGACGCCGAAGGTTCGAACCATGAGCAAGGAAGAACTCATCCGCCAGATTCAAAGCGGTTCGCAGATCCAGGTTTTGAACGTGCTGCCGCCGCAGTATTACAATCTGGGATTTATCGAAGGCTCCTTGAAAATTCCCGTGGACGAGCTGGACAAGCGCGACCGGGAACTGGACAAGAAAAAGCAGGTGGTGACGTATTGCGCGAGCCGCGAA
Coding sequences within it:
- a CDS encoding rhodanese-like domain-containing protein; its protein translation is MSLNVTPKVRTMSKEELIRQIQSGSQIQVLNVLPPQYYNLGFIEGSLKIPVDELDKRDRELDKKKQVVTYCASRECDASRRAAEKLAAKGFDVYAYEGGIKEWKECGYPVELPSAA